A window of Choristoneura fumiferana chromosome 8, NRCan_CFum_1, whole genome shotgun sequence contains these coding sequences:
- the LOC141430590 gene encoding longitudinals lacking protein-like, whose translation MSEAGGGGGPEDVSFTRIGGLSWEQWSAQLALPLVASMRVSGEPTFPCPDCGRVYKLKSSLRNHQKWECGKEPQFQCPYCVYRAKQKMHIARHMERMHREVHMKPEQYIKQGNVDACT comes from the exons ATGAGTGAAGCCG GAGGCGGCGGCGGGCCGGAAGACGTGTCTTTCACTAGGATCGGCGGGCTGTCGTGGGAGCAGTGGTCGGCGCAGCTGGCGCTGCCGCTGGTGGCCAGCATGCGCGTGAGCGGCGAGCCCACCTTCCCGTGCCCCGACTGCGGCCGCGTCTACAAGCTCAAGTCCTCGCTACGCAATCACCAGAAATGGGAGTGCGGCAAGGAGCCGCAGTTCCAGTGCCCCTACTGCGTCTACCGCGCCAAGCAGAAGATGCACATCGCACGACACATGGAGAGGATGCACCGCGAGGTACACATGAAGCCCGAACAGTACATTAAACAGGGCAACGTCGATGCTTGCACATAG
- the LOC141430714 gene encoding uncharacterized protein isoform X1: MDDDQQFCLRWNNHQSTLVSVFDTLLEKGIHVDCTLAAEGQSLKAHKVVLSACSPYFENVLSQQYDKHPIIILKDVKYAELRAMMDYMYRGEVNISQDQLAALLKAAESLQIKGLSDNKPSRPPSRPAQVAPAHPPRAPSPPPQVRDGSIDSREGSMSPSRRRKKARRMSLSPAPAPPPPPPAELTHGNGDEAPPCKEENARDGVEDLTLDEEADDQPAVAHNDVVRNFQWHMERSQDEIMNSSDSVRDSQESHKDGHVTSALLSLLSAQHAHAQASSLAALVPACIQVTNVLKPELAPPYPAAMPAMRLPGMTDMTDMTDNLKAHLLQQAFMQNNNAPPKQEEPDSDAEYDDTDDIVLPEENDGYYDQEAAADESADTKESIAYARRDGNSNSSDDASRQFECRHCGKKYRWKSTLRRHENVECGGKPPAHQCPYCSYRAKQRGNLGVHIRKHHNNEWYLYATNKVRRNKKTSI, from the exons ATGGACGACGACCAGCAGTTCTGCCTGCGATGGAACAACCACCAGTCGACGCTGGTGTCGGTGTTCGACACGCTGCTGGAGAAGGGCATTCACGTGGACTGTACCCTAGCGGCCGAGGGGCAGTCTCTCAAGGCGCACAAAGTCGTCCTGTCAGCATGCAGTCCCTATTTCGAG AATGTACTATCACAGCAGTATGACAAGCATCCCATAATTATATTGAAAGATGTTAAATATGCTGAGTTGAGAGCTATGATGGATTATATGTACCGTGGGGAGGTGAACATCTCACAGGATCAGCTAGCTGCTTTGTTAAAGGCAGCGGAGTCCTTGCAGATCAAAGGCCTTTCCGACAATAAACCATCCCGGCCGCCGTCGCGCCCCGCACAGGTTGCCCCCGCACACCCGCCGCGAGCCCCGTCACCCCCACCTCAG GTGCGTGACGGGAGCATAGACAGCCGCGAAGGGTCCATGAGCCCGAGCCGCCGCCGGAAGAAAGCGCGTCGCATGTCGTTgtcgccggcgcccgcgccgcctccACCGCCGCCCGCCGAACTCACGCATGGCAACGGCGATGAAGCCCCGCCTTGTAAAGAGGAGAATGCAAGGGACGGGGTAGAGGATCTCACGTTGGACGAGGAGGCCGATGATCAGCCGGCCGTGGCTCACAACGACGTCGTACGCA ATTTTCAATGGCACATGGAACGATCTCAGGATGAAATAATGAACTCGAGTGACAGTGTTCGAGATTCGCAAG AGTCGCACAAGGACGGTCACGTGACTTCGGCTCTGCTGTCGCTCCTGTCGGCGCAGCACGCACACGCGCAGGCGTCGTCGCTGGCCGCGCTCGTGCCCGCCTGCATCCAGGTCACCAACGTGCTCAAGCCCGAGCTGGCGCCGCCTTACCCCGCGGCCATGCCCGCCATGCGCCTGCCCGGCATGACCGACATGACCGACATGACCGACAACCTCAAGGCGCATCTGCTGCAGCAGGCGTTCATGCAGAACAATAACGCGCCGCCCAAGCAGGAGGAGCCCGACTCCGACGCAGAGTACGACGACACCGACGACATCGTGCTGCCCGAGGAGAACGACGGCTACTACGACCAGGAGGCGGCCGCCGACGAGAGCGCCGACACCAAAGAGAGCATAGCGTACGCGCGCCGCGACGGCAACAGCAACAGCTCGGACGACGCGAGCCGCCAGTTCGAGTGCCGGCACTGCGGCAAGAAGTACCGCTGGAAGTCCACACTGCGCCGGCACGAGAACGTGGAGTGCGGCGGCAAGCCGCCCGCGCACCAGTGCCCATACTGCTCGTACCGCGCCAAGCAGCGCGGCAACCTCGGTGTGCACATCCGCAAGCACCACAACAACGAGTGGTATCTCTACGCCACCAACAAGGTTCGCCGCAACAAGAAGACGTCCATCTAG
- the LOC141430714 gene encoding uncharacterized protein isoform X2 produces MDDDQQFCLRWNNHQSTLVSVFDTLLEKGIHVDCTLAAEGQSLKAHKVVLSACSPYFENVLSQQYDKHPIIILKDVKYAELRAMMDYMYRGEVNISQDQLAALLKAAESLQIKGLSDNKPSRPPSRPAQVAPAHPPRAPSPPPQVRDGSIDSREGSMSPSRRRKKARRMSLSPAPAPPPPPPAELTHGNGDEAPPCKEENARDGVEDLTLDEEADDQPAVAHNDVVRNFQWHMERSQDEIMNSSDSVRDSQGASLPNRVMTRSKRMVEEPPTATTLAVLKNVTSPNVLLPPPEDAKENKKQPLAAKPAPPKPPAPKPAAPAPRAQPDAPEPKVDPKSKPKPEKTESRYNIFPRNDRPANLPCAQYKTENNKYKCPNCGRCYNARKNLVRHITLECCRDPQYKCPYCSYSKHRRNELKKHLERKHPDQCPTRSPSPPETISKSIRVE; encoded by the exons ATGGACGACGACCAGCAGTTCTGCCTGCGATGGAACAACCACCAGTCGACGCTGGTGTCGGTGTTCGACACGCTGCTGGAGAAGGGCATTCACGTGGACTGTACCCTAGCGGCCGAGGGGCAGTCTCTCAAGGCGCACAAAGTCGTCCTGTCAGCATGCAGTCCCTATTTCGAG AATGTACTATCACAGCAGTATGACAAGCATCCCATAATTATATTGAAAGATGTTAAATATGCTGAGTTGAGAGCTATGATGGATTATATGTACCGTGGGGAGGTGAACATCTCACAGGATCAGCTAGCTGCTTTGTTAAAGGCAGCGGAGTCCTTGCAGATCAAAGGCCTTTCCGACAATAAACCATCCCGGCCGCCGTCGCGCCCCGCACAGGTTGCCCCCGCACACCCGCCGCGAGCCCCGTCACCCCCACCTCAG GTGCGTGACGGGAGCATAGACAGCCGCGAAGGGTCCATGAGCCCGAGCCGCCGCCGGAAGAAAGCGCGTCGCATGTCGTTgtcgccggcgcccgcgccgcctccACCGCCGCCCGCCGAACTCACGCATGGCAACGGCGATGAAGCCCCGCCTTGTAAAGAGGAGAATGCAAGGGACGGGGTAGAGGATCTCACGTTGGACGAGGAGGCCGATGATCAGCCGGCCGTGGCTCACAACGACGTCGTACGCA ATTTTCAATGGCACATGGAACGATCTCAGGATGAAATAATGAACTCGAGTGACAGTGTTCGAGATTCGCAAG GAGCTTCGCTGCCGAACAGAGTCATGACGCGTAGTAAAAGAATGGTCGAGGAACCGCCGACCGCTACCACCCTAGCAGTATTGAAGAACGTGACCTCGCCTAATGTGCTGCTGCCGCCGCCGGAGGACGCCAAGGAGAACAAGAAGCAGCCGCTCGCCGCCAAGCCCGCCCCGCCCAAACCACCCGCTCCCAAgccggccgcgcccgcgccccgcgcccagCCCGATGCGCCCGAGCCCAAAGTCGACCCCAAGTCTAAACCCAAACCGGAGAAAACAGAGTCCCGCTACAACATATTCCCGCGTAACGACCGCCCAGCCAACCTGCCGTGCGCGCAGTACAAGACCGAgaacaacaaatacaaatgcCCCAACTGCGGCCGCTGCTACAACGCGCGCAAAAATCTCGTGCGCCACATCACGCTCGAGTGCTGCCGCGACCCGCAGTACAAGTGTCCCTACTGCTCCTACAGCAAGCATCGCCGCAACGAACTCAAGAAGCATCTCGAACGCAAGCACCCCGACCAATGCCCGACGCGCAGCCCCAGCCCGCCCGAGACCATCTCCAAGTCCATCCGCGTCGAGTGA
- the LOC141430714 gene encoding uncharacterized protein isoform X3: MDDDQQFCLRWNNHQSTLVSVFDTLLEKGIHVDCTLAAEGQSLKAHKVVLSACSPYFENVLSQQYDKHPIIILKDVKYAELRAMMDYMYRGEVNISQDQLAALLKAAESLQIKGLSDNKPSRPPSRPAQVAPAHPPRAPSPPPQVRDGSIDSREGSMSPSRRRKKARRMSLSPAPAPPPPPPAELTHGNGDEAPPCKEENARDGVEDLTLDEEADDQPAVAHNDVVRNFQWHMERSQDEIMNSSDSVRDSQEPSIALINDLNYAKSPFPLTRGYLKSAELVTQIDRDNIKKEHSEIETVTKIIKRKYKKRGRKPKCKVEAVPPKKRGRKPIHADKDNRFSCSICKKLYKYRRNKLRHEKYECVTGPQFGCEKCGKKYSQKKTLISHIAQKHPKWLEEYKEDRKKPLTF, translated from the exons ATGGACGACGACCAGCAGTTCTGCCTGCGATGGAACAACCACCAGTCGACGCTGGTGTCGGTGTTCGACACGCTGCTGGAGAAGGGCATTCACGTGGACTGTACCCTAGCGGCCGAGGGGCAGTCTCTCAAGGCGCACAAAGTCGTCCTGTCAGCATGCAGTCCCTATTTCGAG AATGTACTATCACAGCAGTATGACAAGCATCCCATAATTATATTGAAAGATGTTAAATATGCTGAGTTGAGAGCTATGATGGATTATATGTACCGTGGGGAGGTGAACATCTCACAGGATCAGCTAGCTGCTTTGTTAAAGGCAGCGGAGTCCTTGCAGATCAAAGGCCTTTCCGACAATAAACCATCCCGGCCGCCGTCGCGCCCCGCACAGGTTGCCCCCGCACACCCGCCGCGAGCCCCGTCACCCCCACCTCAG GTGCGTGACGGGAGCATAGACAGCCGCGAAGGGTCCATGAGCCCGAGCCGCCGCCGGAAGAAAGCGCGTCGCATGTCGTTgtcgccggcgcccgcgccgcctccACCGCCGCCCGCCGAACTCACGCATGGCAACGGCGATGAAGCCCCGCCTTGTAAAGAGGAGAATGCAAGGGACGGGGTAGAGGATCTCACGTTGGACGAGGAGGCCGATGATCAGCCGGCCGTGGCTCACAACGACGTCGTACGCA ATTTTCAATGGCACATGGAACGATCTCAGGATGAAATAATGAACTCGAGTGACAGTGTTCGAGATTCGCAAG AACCATCCATAGCTCTCATTAACGACCTGAATTACGCCAAATCTCCTTTTCCATTAACACGTGGGTACCTTAAGAGCGCAGAACTTGTAACTCAAATAGACagagataatattaaaaaagagcATTCAGAAATAGAAACTGTTACGAAGATCATTAAGAGAAAGTACAAAAAAAGAGGACGAAAACCTAAGTGTAAAGTAGAGGCGGTGCCGCCTAAAAAAAGGGGAAGGAAACCGATCCATGCTGACAAAGACAATCGATTTTCTTGCTCCATTTGTAAAAAACTGTACAAATATAGAAGGAATAAACTGAgacatgaaaaatacgaatgtgtCACGGGTCCCCAGTTCGGCTGTGAAAAATGTGGCAAGAAGTATTCTCAAAAGAAAACTCTGATTTCGCATATCGCCCAAAAACATCCCAAATGGCTGGAGGAGTATAAGGAAGATCGTAAAAAGCCATTAACGTTTTGA
- the psq gene encoding BTB-domain-containing protein pipsqueak isoform X1: protein MPNVRLLRHLEENGVFRCIALEGPRTGLGEEMPGRGVLQVKCEPASDDDESQFAHSFLSNQIPSLELRAVKLEPEIDNNASAHILHHLQGSEELEELAPPAPSGPTATPVCVKQEPAEPAVTLETLAPAPHCDTMGATLIDRHKTLPGANDADSMDFMPLLAVKDEPLSEGEQQHLSGSDTSDSSTQPELTRSPKNWTQQDMQLALEALRKHNMSLTKASATYGIPSTTLWQRAHRLGIDTPKKEGASKSWSETDLRGALNALRSGAISANKASKAYGIPSSTLYKIARREGIRLAAPFNAAPTAWRRADLERALAAIRAGACSVQRAAAQFGIPTGTLYGRCKREGIELSRSNPTPWSEDAMGEALEAVRVGQMSINQAAIHYNLPYSSLYGRFKRCKYQSPQTLPQQAMPENMEMEQQSQSQEMYYQHQNVPVNQGLHPEQDLQNPYLQQNYVMSDPGFEAMHSSMLAEQGYGMYYQGCSSIATS, encoded by the exons ATGCCGAATGTTCGATTGCTGCGACATTTAGAGGAAAATGGAGTATTTCGCTGTATCGCCCTCGAGGGCCCGCGGACGGGGCTCGGCGAG GAAATGCCCGGCCGTGGAGTCCTGCAGGTCAAGTGCGAGCCGGCCTCTGACGACGACGAGTCCCAATTTGCGCACAGCTTCCTCTCAAATCAg ATACCGTCTTTGGAACTTCGGGCGGTGAAGCTCGAGCCGGAAATAGACAACAATGCGTCTGCGCACATCCTGCATCACTTGCAG GGTTCGGAGGAGCTGGAGGAGCTGGCGCCGCCGGCGCCGTCGGGCCCGACCGCCACGCCCGTGTGCGTCAAGCAGGAGCCCGCCGAGCCCGCCGTCACGCTCGAGACGCTGGCGCCCGCGCCGCACTGCGACACCATG GGCGCCACCCTTATCGACAGGCACAAGACACTTCCAGGCGCAAACGATGCTGACTCCATGGATTTCATGCCCCTACTGGCTGTTAAAGACGAGCCCCTATCTGAAGGAG AGCAACAACACCTAAGCGGGTCGGACACGAGCGACTCGAGCACGCAGCCGGAGCTGACGCGGAGTCCTAAGAACTGGACGCAGCAGGACATGCAGCTGGCGCTAGAGGCGCTGCGGAAACACAACATGAGCCTTACTAAG GCATCAGCCACGTACGGCATTCCGTCCACGACGCTCTGGCAGCGCGCGCACCGGCTGGGCATCGACACGCCGAAGAAGGAGGGCGCCTCCAAGTCCTGGAGCGAGACGGATCTAAGGGGCGCCCTCAACGCGCTCCGCTCGGGCGCCATATCGGCCAACAAGGCCAGCAAGGCGTATG GCATCCCCAGCAGCACCCTGTACAAGATCGCGCGGCGCGAGGGCATCCGGCTGGCGGCGCCGTTTAACGCCGCGCCGACGGCGTGGCGCCGCGCCGACCTGGAGCGCGCGCTCGCCGCCATCCGCGCCGGCGCGTGCTCCGTgcagcgcgccgccgcgcaGTTCGGGATACCCACAG GTACTCTTTATGGGCGGTGTAAGCGTGAAGGTATCGAACTGTCGCGGTCCAACCCGACGCCGTGGTCTGAAGACGCTATGGGGGAAGCACTGGAAGCTGTCAG AGTTGGCCAGATGTCAATAAATCAAGCAGCAATACATTACAATTTGCCTTACTCTTCTCTATATGGACGGTTCAAGAGATGCAAATATCAA AGTCCTCAAACCCTTCCTCAACAAGCAATGCCAGAGAACATGGAAATGGAGCAACAATCTCAATCCCAAGAGATGTATTACCAGCACCAAAATGTGCCTGTGAATCAGGGCTTACATCCTGAACAAGATCTTCAAAATCCTTACCTTCAGCAGAATTACGTGATGAGTGACCCGGGGTTTGAGGCGATGCATAGTAGTATGCTGGCTGAGCAAGGATATGGGATGTACTACCAAGGCTGCAGCAGCATTGCCACGAGTTGA
- the psq gene encoding BTB-domain-containing protein pipsqueak isoform X2, translating into MPGRGVLQVKCEPASDDDESQFAHSFLSNQIPSLELRAVKLEPEIDNNASAHILHHLQGSEELEELAPPAPSGPTATPVCVKQEPAEPAVTLETLAPAPHCDTMGATLIDRHKTLPGANDADSMDFMPLLAVKDEPLSEGEQQHLSGSDTSDSSTQPELTRSPKNWTQQDMQLALEALRKHNMSLTKASATYGIPSTTLWQRAHRLGIDTPKKEGASKSWSETDLRGALNALRSGAISANKASKAYGIPSSTLYKIARREGIRLAAPFNAAPTAWRRADLERALAAIRAGACSVQRAAAQFGIPTGTLYGRCKREGIELSRSNPTPWSEDAMGEALEAVRVGQMSINQAAIHYNLPYSSLYGRFKRCKYQSPQTLPQQAMPENMEMEQQSQSQEMYYQHQNVPVNQGLHPEQDLQNPYLQQNYVMSDPGFEAMHSSMLAEQGYGMYYQGCSSIATS; encoded by the exons ATGCCCGGCCGTGGAGTCCTGCAGGTCAAGTGCGAGCCGGCCTCTGACGACGACGAGTCCCAATTTGCGCACAGCTTCCTCTCAAATCAg ATACCGTCTTTGGAACTTCGGGCGGTGAAGCTCGAGCCGGAAATAGACAACAATGCGTCTGCGCACATCCTGCATCACTTGCAG GGTTCGGAGGAGCTGGAGGAGCTGGCGCCGCCGGCGCCGTCGGGCCCGACCGCCACGCCCGTGTGCGTCAAGCAGGAGCCCGCCGAGCCCGCCGTCACGCTCGAGACGCTGGCGCCCGCGCCGCACTGCGACACCATG GGCGCCACCCTTATCGACAGGCACAAGACACTTCCAGGCGCAAACGATGCTGACTCCATGGATTTCATGCCCCTACTGGCTGTTAAAGACGAGCCCCTATCTGAAGGAG AGCAACAACACCTAAGCGGGTCGGACACGAGCGACTCGAGCACGCAGCCGGAGCTGACGCGGAGTCCTAAGAACTGGACGCAGCAGGACATGCAGCTGGCGCTAGAGGCGCTGCGGAAACACAACATGAGCCTTACTAAG GCATCAGCCACGTACGGCATTCCGTCCACGACGCTCTGGCAGCGCGCGCACCGGCTGGGCATCGACACGCCGAAGAAGGAGGGCGCCTCCAAGTCCTGGAGCGAGACGGATCTAAGGGGCGCCCTCAACGCGCTCCGCTCGGGCGCCATATCGGCCAACAAGGCCAGCAAGGCGTATG GCATCCCCAGCAGCACCCTGTACAAGATCGCGCGGCGCGAGGGCATCCGGCTGGCGGCGCCGTTTAACGCCGCGCCGACGGCGTGGCGCCGCGCCGACCTGGAGCGCGCGCTCGCCGCCATCCGCGCCGGCGCGTGCTCCGTgcagcgcgccgccgcgcaGTTCGGGATACCCACAG GTACTCTTTATGGGCGGTGTAAGCGTGAAGGTATCGAACTGTCGCGGTCCAACCCGACGCCGTGGTCTGAAGACGCTATGGGGGAAGCACTGGAAGCTGTCAG AGTTGGCCAGATGTCAATAAATCAAGCAGCAATACATTACAATTTGCCTTACTCTTCTCTATATGGACGGTTCAAGAGATGCAAATATCAA AGTCCTCAAACCCTTCCTCAACAAGCAATGCCAGAGAACATGGAAATGGAGCAACAATCTCAATCCCAAGAGATGTATTACCAGCACCAAAATGTGCCTGTGAATCAGGGCTTACATCCTGAACAAGATCTTCAAAATCCTTACCTTCAGCAGAATTACGTGATGAGTGACCCGGGGTTTGAGGCGATGCATAGTAGTATGCTGGCTGAGCAAGGATATGGGATGTACTACCAAGGCTGCAGCAGCATTGCCACGAGTTGA
- the fz2 gene encoding frizzled 2 isoform X2, producing MWLWWLVASLAAAGGALQPRCEEISIPMCRGIGYNLTAFPNSLDHDTQEEAGLEVHQYWPLVEIKCSADLKFFLCSVYTPICIEDYAKPLPACRSVCERARAGCAPLMQKYGFQWPERMACEQLPRMGDPDRLCMDENDRAQEPEPPRPPPPRRPHAKNCKDPKNCESGPAASPGEVASDECACACRPPLVATRAPHNGSAALRALLAAGGAGGADACALPCRGAFFTREEKEFAAVWVALWSGLCAASTLMTLTTFLIDSQRFKYPERPIVYLSACYFMVALGYLARLALGHDDIACDGALLKTSAAGPSACTLVFILVYFFGMASSIWWVVLSFAWFLAAGLKWGNEAIAGHAQYYHLAAWLIPAAKTVAVLLAGAVDGDPVAGICYVGNSSPENLKKYVLAPLIVYFALGATFLLAGFVSLFRIRSVIKRQGGLGAGSKADKLEKLMIRIGVFSVLYAVPAGAVLGCLAYEAGGHAAWLRRAACGARCGPRPLYAALMLKYFMALAVGITSGVWIWSGKTLESWRRVWRGPRPLPPQHRALVKGGGV from the exons ATGTGGCTGTGGTGGCTGGTGGCGTCGCtggcggcggccggcggcgcgcTGCAGCCGCGCTGCGAGGAGATCTCCATCCCGATGTGCCGCGGCATCGGCTACAACCTCACCGCCTTCCCCAACTCGCTGGACCACGACACGCAGGAAGAGGCCGGTCTAGAG GTGCACCAGTACTGGCCGCTGGTGGAGATCAAATGCTCGGCGGACCTGAAGTTCTTCCTGTGCTCGGTGTACACGCCCATCTGCATCGAGGACTACGCCAAGCCGCTGCCGGCGTGCCGCAGCGTGTgcgagcgcgcgcgcgccggctgCGCGCCGCTCATGCAGAAGTACGGCTTCCAGTGGCCCGAGCGCATGGCTTGCGAGCAGCTGCCGCGCATGGGCGACCCCGACCGCCTCTGCATGGACGAGAACGACCGCGCGCAGGAGCCCgagccgccgcgcccgccgccgccccgccgccCGCACGCAAAGAACTGCAAGGATCCAAAAAACTGCGAAAGCGGCCCGGCTGCAAGCCCGGGCGAGGTCGCAAGCGACgagtgcgcgtgcgcgtgccgGCCGCCGCTGGTGGCGACGCGCGCGCCGCACAACGGCTCggcggcgctgcgcgcgctgctggcggCGGGAGGCGCGGGAGGGGCGGACGCCTGCGCGCTGCCGTGCCGCGGCGCGTTCTTCACGCGCGAGGAGAAGGAGTTCGCGGCCGTGTGGGTCGCGCTCTGGAGCGGCCTGTGCGCCGCCTCCACGCTCATGACGCTGACCACGTTCCTGATCGACTCGCAGCGCTTCAAGTACCCCGAGCGGCCCATCGTGTACCTGTCGGCGTGCTACTTCATGGTGGCGCTCGGCTACCTGGCGCGCCTGGCGCTCGGCCATGACGACATCGCGTGCGACGGCGCGCTGCTCAAGACGTCGGCCGCCGGGCCCAGCGCCTGCACGCTCGTGTTCATCCTGGTGTACTTCTTCGGCATGGCGTCGTCCATCTGGTGGGTGGTGCTGTCGTTCGCGTGGTTCCTGGCGGCCGGCCTCAAGTGGGGCAACGAGGCCATCGCGGGACACGCCCAGTACTACCACCTGGCGGCGTGGCTCATCCCCGCCGCCAAGACCGTGGCCGTGCTGCTCGCCGGCGCCGTCGACGGCGACCCCGTGGCCGGCATCTGCTACGTCGGCAACTCCTCGCCGGAGAACCTCAAGAAGTACGTGCTGGCGCCGCTGATCGTGTACTTCGCGCTCGGCGCGACGTTCCTGCTGGCCGGCTTCGTGTCGCTGTTCCGCATCCGGTCCGTGATCAAGCGGCAGGGCGGGCTCGGCGCCGGCTCCAAGGCCGACAAGCTGGAGAAGCTGATGATCCGCATCGGCGTGTTCAGCGTGCTGTACGCGGTGCCGGCGGGCGCGGTGCTGGGCTGCCTGGCGTACGAGGCCGGCGGGCACGCGGCCTGGCtgcggcgcgcggcgtgcggCGCGCGCTGCGGCCCGCGCCCGCTCTACGCCGCGCTCATGCTCAAGTACTTCATGGCGCTGGCCGTGGGCATCACCTCGGGCGTGTGGATCTGGTCGGGCAAGACGCTGGAGTCGTGGCGGCGCGTGTGGCGCGGCCCGCGCCCGCTGCCGCCCCAGCACCGCGCGCTCGTCAAGGGCGGCGGCGTGTGA
- the fz2 gene encoding frizzled 2 isoform X1 has product MCQRCAIGYNLTAFPNSLDHDTQEEAGLEVHQYWPLVEIKCSADLKFFLCSVYTPICIEDYAKPLPACRSVCERARAGCAPLMQKYGFQWPERMACEQLPRMGDPDRLCMDENDRAQEPEPPRPPPPRRPHAKNCKDPKNCESGPAASPGEVASDECACACRPPLVATRAPHNGSAALRALLAAGGAGGADACALPCRGAFFTREEKEFAAVWVALWSGLCAASTLMTLTTFLIDSQRFKYPERPIVYLSACYFMVALGYLARLALGHDDIACDGALLKTSAAGPSACTLVFILVYFFGMASSIWWVVLSFAWFLAAGLKWGNEAIAGHAQYYHLAAWLIPAAKTVAVLLAGAVDGDPVAGICYVGNSSPENLKKYVLAPLIVYFALGATFLLAGFVSLFRIRSVIKRQGGLGAGSKADKLEKLMIRIGVFSVLYAVPAGAVLGCLAYEAGGHAAWLRRAACGARCGPRPLYAALMLKYFMALAVGITSGVWIWSGKTLESWRRVWRGPRPLPPQHRALVKGGGV; this is encoded by the exons ATGTGTCAGCGATGTGCCATCGGCTACAACCTCACCGCCTTCCCCAACTCGCTGGACCACGACACGCAGGAAGAGGCCGGTCTAGAG GTGCACCAGTACTGGCCGCTGGTGGAGATCAAATGCTCGGCGGACCTGAAGTTCTTCCTGTGCTCGGTGTACACGCCCATCTGCATCGAGGACTACGCCAAGCCGCTGCCGGCGTGCCGCAGCGTGTgcgagcgcgcgcgcgccggctgCGCGCCGCTCATGCAGAAGTACGGCTTCCAGTGGCCCGAGCGCATGGCTTGCGAGCAGCTGCCGCGCATGGGCGACCCCGACCGCCTCTGCATGGACGAGAACGACCGCGCGCAGGAGCCCgagccgccgcgcccgccgccgccccgccgccCGCACGCAAAGAACTGCAAGGATCCAAAAAACTGCGAAAGCGGCCCGGCTGCAAGCCCGGGCGAGGTCGCAAGCGACgagtgcgcgtgcgcgtgccgGCCGCCGCTGGTGGCGACGCGCGCGCCGCACAACGGCTCggcggcgctgcgcgcgctgctggcggCGGGAGGCGCGGGAGGGGCGGACGCCTGCGCGCTGCCGTGCCGCGGCGCGTTCTTCACGCGCGAGGAGAAGGAGTTCGCGGCCGTGTGGGTCGCGCTCTGGAGCGGCCTGTGCGCCGCCTCCACGCTCATGACGCTGACCACGTTCCTGATCGACTCGCAGCGCTTCAAGTACCCCGAGCGGCCCATCGTGTACCTGTCGGCGTGCTACTTCATGGTGGCGCTCGGCTACCTGGCGCGCCTGGCGCTCGGCCATGACGACATCGCGTGCGACGGCGCGCTGCTCAAGACGTCGGCCGCCGGGCCCAGCGCCTGCACGCTCGTGTTCATCCTGGTGTACTTCTTCGGCATGGCGTCGTCCATCTGGTGGGTGGTGCTGTCGTTCGCGTGGTTCCTGGCGGCCGGCCTCAAGTGGGGCAACGAGGCCATCGCGGGACACGCCCAGTACTACCACCTGGCGGCGTGGCTCATCCCCGCCGCCAAGACCGTGGCCGTGCTGCTCGCCGGCGCCGTCGACGGCGACCCCGTGGCCGGCATCTGCTACGTCGGCAACTCCTCGCCGGAGAACCTCAAGAAGTACGTGCTGGCGCCGCTGATCGTGTACTTCGCGCTCGGCGCGACGTTCCTGCTGGCCGGCTTCGTGTCGCTGTTCCGCATCCGGTCCGTGATCAAGCGGCAGGGCGGGCTCGGCGCCGGCTCCAAGGCCGACAAGCTGGAGAAGCTGATGATCCGCATCGGCGTGTTCAGCGTGCTGTACGCGGTGCCGGCGGGCGCGGTGCTGGGCTGCCTGGCGTACGAGGCCGGCGGGCACGCGGCCTGGCtgcggcgcgcggcgtgcggCGCGCGCTGCGGCCCGCGCCCGCTCTACGCCGCGCTCATGCTCAAGTACTTCATGGCGCTGGCCGTGGGCATCACCTCGGGCGTGTGGATCTGGTCGGGCAAGACGCTGGAGTCGTGGCGGCGCGTGTGGCGCGGCCCGCGCCCGCTGCCGCCCCAGCACCGCGCGCTCGTCAAGGGCGGCGGCGTGTGA